A genome region from Cryptococcus tetragattii IND107 chromosome 13, whole genome shotgun sequence includes the following:
- a CDS encoding autophagy protein 5 gives MASPNPVQSTTTLFRRLTWQSAVTISIRLADGEPGAGNACDRYYIKAPRYSYLPLFIPEIRENLVELALDDTQLEQIDEKNWWFEEEVPEDKQGFVPQGACRWHWPIDLVDIHSFISGPQPLPSSTELSPIPRVIGLLLHLSNPPQDRLLMPNSIEVCKSQWLNQVKEADFVRWRNTNRVTNLRRVDLEAGWDGILNNDFDLYTQMANKIVPLPLLVTSNSTQPSRPPSTDPSGPTRAPDSSYATRAIPFKIYLPDNAPVIQEIVPPISESGKPTTLLAVLQIHLPLLFPTSSKDPYERAFPIAQGILVPQEAEVAWIASCLCGADGWVKCINSMAAQDLIPCFCFGDSVHFFPCMDRAFTISG, from the exons ATGGCTTCTCCAAACCCCGTCCAGTCGACAACCACCCTCTTTCGTCGGCTTACTTGGCAGTCCGCTGTTACTATATCTATACGGCTCGCAGACGGTGAGCCAGGCGCAGGCAATGCGTGTGACAGGTATTAT ATCAAAGCGCCGAGATACTCTTACCTACCACTTTTCATCCCCGAAATACGAGAAAACTTAGTCGAACTTGCCCTGGATGACACACAACTAGAGCAAATAGACGAAAAGAACTGGTggtttgaggaggaagtacCAGAAGACAAGCAAGGCTTTGTGCCGCAGGGCGCTTGTAGATG GCATTGGCCTATAGATCTCGTTGATATCCACTCATTCATCTCCGGGccccaacctcttccttcatcaaccGAATTGTCACCGATTCCCCGCGTGATtggcctccttctccacctctcaaATCCTCCGCAAGACCGTCTGTTAATGCCCAACTCAATAGAAGTGTGCAAATCGCAATGGCTGAATCAAGTGAAAGAGGCAGATTTTGTGAGGTGGCGGAATACCAATCGAGTGACAAATTTGAGGAGGGTTGATCTGGAAGcaggatgggatgggatTCTCAATA ACGACTTTGACCTGTACACCCAAATGGCGAATAAAATCGTGCCCCTTCCCCTGTTGGTCACTTCTAACTCGACGCAACCATCGCGACCACCATCCACCGACCCTTCGGGTCCTACGCGAGCTCCCGATTCATCCTACGCCACAAGAGCAATCCCGTTCAAGATCTATCTTCCTGATAATGCTCCTGTTATACAAGAGATCGTCCCGCCAATTTCTGAATCTG GTAAACCCACAACTCTCCTTGCAGTTCTGCAGATTCATCTCccacttcttttccctaCTTCATCCAAAGACCCTTACGAACGTGCATTTCCCATTGCACAGGGGATATTAGTACCGCAAGAGGCAGAGGTGGCTTGGATTGCGAGCTGTTTGTGTGGAGCTGATGGTTGG GTGAAGTGCATAAATTCTATGGCTGCGCAAGACTTGATCCCTTGCTTTTGTTTCGGTGATTCTGTACATTTTTTTCCTTG CATGGATAGGGCTTTCACGATATCCGGTTGA
- a CDS encoding urea carboxylase, giving the protein MASGKPPKLLIANRGEIALRIMRSAKALSIPTVSIYTLADASSPHVFGAEESYPIGDGNDPRGYLDIDGIVEIIQKSRATMVAPGYGFLSENAAFATAVEALGVTFLGPTPTQMTSMGLKHEARAVAIKAGVPVVPGSEGAVNTLENAVKIAGDIGYPILVKASGGGGGMGMQICRDEQDLIDNFDATKAKGQNLFKDPTVFIEKFIIHARHVEVQIFGNGEGHVVHMGERECSVQRRHQKVIEEAPCVLLGSDIGKDVRKRMCEAAVKLGELMNYRSAGTVEFVLDVDSPHYDFYFLELNARIQVEHAITEVTHPGLNLVALMIRQGLSPNHSLPPSDLRQEDYIHFEGHSIEARIYCENPKANFKPCPGQLHEVVWADVGKKGRIDTWVKTGTTVTPHYDPMIAKVVVYGETREEAIHQMLKVLDASKIIGPTTNLDYCKTILRTDAFRDGLIHTTFLDTFPYSPSAIEVLAPGFSTTVQDLPGRFVGLGIPRGGAADMLALQAANILVGNDKTTEGLEMTMMGAKLLFHVNAIVAITGCETDVTLDEENVEMWNSLGIKAGQTLRVGNAKSSGLRSYLAVRGGIHNVSSFEGSKSTFTGAALGGYQGRALLPTDLLTITPFSLDSHKLQAWPAIPKYGNIWGVNVCQGPQWDEEYISSDGMKTLLESQWKVTPASNRSGLRLEGPRVKWARKDGGEGGGHPSNVIDQGYPFAALNMNGDTPVLFGVDAPDMGGFSCVLTVSVADLWKLGQIRPGDMVKFEMIDPTESEYLLSRQQQWLNALQSPSEWAPSCAAQRSSSIPSTSILHQDRKPDGPDILLRTAGDRFILYEVGAMALDLSNRVRVELWDRAMRAANIKGVINYNVAVRSAMVQFDPTIISRNELLRIMVEKDKKLENTEDVQLDITTWKFPVVVDDRWCREAVEFYMKTARKEAVYLPSNVEYMAKNNGLPSTAVFDALTKTPWLVLARGFFVMLPFIIPVSPAQ; this is encoded by the exons ATGGCCTCCGGTAAACCACCCAAGCTCCTCATCGCTAACCGCGGCGAGATCGCCCTCCGCATCATGCGATCCGCCAAAgccctctccatcccaaCTGTATCCATCTACACCCTCGCTGATGCTTCCTCTCCACACGTCTTTGGGGCAGAAGAATCTTATCCTATAGGGGACGGCAACGATCCTAGGGGCTACCTGGACATAGATGGGATTGTGGAGATTATACAGAAGTCAAGAGCAACGATGGTGGCTCCGGGTTATGGCTTCTTGTCTGAAAATGCT GCATTTGCAACCGCTGTTGAAGCTCTAGGCGTCACATTCCTTGGTCCCACACCCACGCAAATGACATCAATGGGCCTCAAACACGAAGCGCGGGCAGTGGCCATTAAAGCTGGTGTTCCCGTCGTGCCCGGTTCGGAAGGAGCAGTTAACACATTAGAGAATGCAGTCAAGATAGCAGGAGATATTGGATACCCTATTCTGGTTAAAGCTTCAGGCGGTGGAGGGGGTATGGGCATGCAAATCTGTAGAG ATGAACAGGACTTGATTGATAACTTTGACGCGACGAAAGCAAAAGGTCAAAACCTCTTCAAGGACCCCACCGTATTTATTGAGAAGTTTATAATCCACGCAAGACATGTAGAAGTTCAAATctttggaaatggggaGGGACATGTAGTTCATatgggagagagggagtgTTCGGTGCAGAGACGACATCAAAAAGTGATTGAAGAAGCACCCTGTGTTCTGTTGGGATCTGATATAGGTAAAG ATGTTCGAAAGCGCATGTGCGAAGCAGCCGTCAAGCTTGGAGAGTTGATGAACTATCGCTCGGCAGGTACAGTGGAGTTCGTTCTCGACGTCGACTCTCCTCACTATGATTTCTACTTCCTGGAACTCAACGCTCGTATCCA AGTCGAGCATGCAATCACTGAAGTCACCCACCCTGGTCTCAATCTCGTTGCACTCATGATACGCCAAGGCCTCTCCCCCAACCACTCCTTGCCGCCTTCCGACCTTCGACAAGAAGATTACATACATTTTGAAGGGCACTCTATTGAAGCAAGGATATACTGTGAGAATCCGAAAGCGAATTTCAAGCCTTGTCCGGGACAATTACATGAGGTAGTTTGGGCAGACgtgggaaagaagggacgCATCGATACTTGGGTCAAA ACTGGTACCACGGTGACACCTCATTATGACCCCATGATAGCCAAGGTTGTAGTATATGGCGAAACacgagaagaagctatCCATCAAATGTTAAAAGTACTCGACGCCTCAAAAATCATCGGCCCTACTACAAACCTTGACTATTGCAAGACTATCCTTCGTACAGACG CTTTCAGAGATGGTTTGATTCATACTACGTTCCTCGACACCTTTCCTTATTCCCCTTCGGCAATTGAAGTCCTTGCCCCCGGTTTTTCCACCACAGTACAAGACTTACCAGGTCGTTTCGTCGGCCTCGGTATCCCCCGCGGAGGCGCGGCCGATATGCTCGCATTACAAGCAGCCAATATTCTAGTTGGTAACGACAAAACCACTGAAGggttggagatgacaaTGATGGGTGCAAAACTGCTCTTCCACGTCAATGCGATAGTGGCGATAACGGGATGTGAGACAGATGTGACACTCGATGAGGAGAACGTTGAGATGTGGAACAGCCTGGGGATTAAAGCGGGGCAGACGTTGCGTGTTGGTAATGCT AAATCTTCTGGGTTAAGGTCATATTTGGCGGTACGAGGCGGAATCCACAACGTATCTTCTTTTGAAGGTTCCAAATCCACATTCACAGGTGCTGCCCTCGGCGGATATCAAGGCCGCGCCCTGCTCCCAACCGACCTCTTAACCATCactcctttctctcttgatTCTCATAAGCTCCAAGCTTGGCCGGCAATTCCCAAGTATGGCAACATCTGGGGAGTAAACGTTTGCCAGGGACCTCAGTGGGACGAAGAGTACATTTCTTCCGACGGGATGAAAACACTTCTGGAGAGTCAGTGGAAAGTCACACCAGCGTCGAATCGGTCTGGATTGAGATTGGAGGGGCCGAGAGTGAAGTGGgcgagaaaagatggaggtgaaggtggaggtcaTCCAAGTAATGTTATCGACCAAG GGTATCCCTTTGCTGCCTTGAATATGAATGGAGATACGCCTGTGCTGTTTGGTGTTGATGCGCCTGATATGGGAGGATTTTCATGTGTTTTA ACGGTGTCTGTAGCAGACTTGTGGAAACTAGGACAAATTCGTCCTGGCGATATGGTCAAGTTTGAGATGATCGATCCCACCGAAAGCGAATATCTGCTCTCCCGTCAACAGCAGTGGCTGAACGCTCTGCAATCTCCCAGTGAATGGGCTCCTTCCTGTGCTGCCCAGCGCTCCTCCTCGATCCCGTCAacatccatccttcatcaagaCCGAAAGCCGGATGGACCGGACATTTTGTTGCGAACGGCAGGAGACAGGTTTATCTTGTACGAAGTCGGCGCAATGGCACTCGATCTTTCTAACCGTGTTCGAGTTGAACTATGGGACCGTGCAATGAGAGCCGCCAATATTAAGGGCGTGATCAATTACAATGTTGCAGTCCGCTCCGCAATGGTTCAATTTGACCCTACCATCATCTCTAGGAACGAGCTTTTGAGGATCATGGtcgagaaggacaagaaacTGGAGAATACTGAGGATGTGCAGCTTGACATAACAACATGGAAGTTTCCAGTAGTCGTCGACGATAGGTGGTGTAGAGAAGCCGTAGAGTTCTACATGAAGACTGCAAGAAAAGAAGCCGTGTATCTGCCAAGCAATGTT GAATACATGGCAAAGAACAATGGCCTTCCTTCGACCGCCGTGTTTGACGCCCTGACTAAAACTCCCTGGCTTGTCCTTGCTCGAGGTTTCTTTGTAATGTTGCCTTTCATCATT CCCGTAAGCCCGGCCCAGTGA